ACCGAGTATCGAGGCAGTTCACCATTTTACTCCGCAATATAAACGCATTGCTGAGGCTGAAGCGAATTGGTTAAAGGAGCAAAAGGAGAAGACACATGAGCAGTAATATCGTATATCGTAAAATGGTGTCAGAGGATGTTCCAGCGGTATATGCGATTGAGCTTGCTACATTTCCTACACCATGGACATTGGATTCTTTTTACTATGAGATGCATGAAAATCAATATGCACACTATGTTTTAGCAGTAGATGAAAACAATACTATAATTGGTTTTTGTGGCATGTGGATGGTTATAGATGCGGCGCAAATAACCAATGTGGCTGTTTTAGAGACGGCTCGTGGACAAGGAATCGGAGAAGGCTTAATGCGGGAAGCGATGCGTATTGCACGTGAGCATGGAATGGACGTGATGAGCCTAGAGGTACGTGAAACCAATACTGTGGCGCAAAACCTTTACCGCAAGCTAGCATTTCAAGATGGTGGCATACGCAAAGGATACTATACAGATAACGGGGAGGATGCCCTAGTCATGTGGGTGAATTTATAATGGAAAATCGAGTTATATTAGCAATTGAATCGAGCTGTGATGAAACAGCAGCCGCGATTATTCGTAATGGTTCTGAAATTGTTTCAAATGTGGTAGCTTCACAAATTGAAAGCCATAAGCGATTTGGTGGTGTTGTACCAGAAATTGCATCACGCCATCATGTCGAACAAATTACTATTGTTATTGAAGAGGCGCTAAAACAAGCGAATATGAAGCCCTCTGACTTAGATGCAGTAGCTGTTACAGAAGGACCTGGTCTTGTAGGAGCACTTTTAATTGGCATTAATGCTGCAAAGGCGTTTGCCTTTGCCAATAATATACCGATTTTAGGTGTGCATCATATTGCTGGACATATTTATGCTAACGCACTTGTTCAACCGATGGAATTTCCACTTCTAGCCCTTGTTGTGTCAGGGGGACATACAGAGCTTGTTTATATGAAAGAGCATGGTTCGTTTGAAGTGATTGGCGAAACACGAGATGATGCAGCAGGTGAAGCATACGACAAAGTTGCACGCGTGCTAGGCTTACCATATCCTGGAGGTCCTCGTATAGATCAGTTAGCACATGAAGGGCAAGAAGCCGTTGCTTTTCCTCGTGTATGGCTTGAAGAAGGCTCGTATGATTTTAGCTTTAGTGGCTTAAAATCGGCAGTTATTAACTATAAGCACAATATGGATCAACGTGGTGAAGAAATATCACCAACTGCAGTTGCAAAGGGCTTTCAGGAAAGTGTAGTGGAAGTTCTAACAGCTAAAACATTGCGTGCAGCGCGGGAGTATAATGTTAAACAAGTCATTGCAGCTGGTGGAGTAGCTGCGAATAAAGGACTGCGCACATCCCTTGAAACGGTTTTTGCAAAAGAGGGAATTCCATTTTTTGTACCGCCATTGAAATTGTGTACAGACAATGCAGCAATGATTGGAGCAGCCGCAACACCAATGTTTGAAGCTGGTATTCGTGGAAATATGATGATGAATGGTCGCCCAGGTATGGAATTAAAATCGTGGGTTGACTAAGAGATTGAAAAGAGGAGGCTCAAGTTATTCGGGCATCCTCTTTTTTTACGTATAAAATCTTGAATATTGTAAGAAAATATATACTTATAATAGAAAAAGAATAGTTGACAAATTTTTCAGAAAATTATCCACAGAACGTGTGAAAAAAACATGTGAAAAAACTGCGAACATTCGTACTTATGCACAAAATGTGGATAACTTGTGCATAAGTTGTGATTATTCTATATATAGTAGCGTATTTTACACAAAACTATGTGGATTAAATAATTTGAAATTGTGGACAGTGTGGAAAAGTCTGTTGATATGTTGATATTACTAGTTTTATAGTGTGAATAAAGTTGTGGGCATTTTTTGTCGAAAAATAGCACTTGACCAATATATATGAAAAATAAAGGCGAGTAAAGAAAAAAGCCATATGACAAGCATATGGCTAAAGGTGCCAGGTACTAAAACAATTCTGAAAATTATGAGGGGAAATCCACGACAGAACGTAAGACGAAGGCATTCCATGCGATAGCGAGGGTTGCGGCTTACGTGTGTGCCCGCGGAAAGCGAAGTGGATTTTTAAGATTTAGGAGCTTATATTATGCAAGGTATTTATGTTTAGTGCCAAGTACTTAAAAGATTATACAGTTGCTATACGATTTACAAAATAATATTTTCTAATTCTTCATTTAGCTCAAGCCATTCCATTTCAATGACTTCGTGCTGTTCTTTAACAGTAGCTAACTCATTTTGTAGTTGTATAATTTTCTCATGGTCTGTGAAAATTTCAGAATCGCAAAGTGCTTCTTCTAAACGAGCAATTTCTACTGAAGCCTTCTGCATGTTGACTTCTAGCTCTTCAATAGTTCTTCTAATTTGGCGTTCACGCTTTTTTGCCTCTTTATCAATTGTTGAAGTAGAGGTCTTTTCAGATGCTGTTGATTGTAGTTGTGACTGAGAAGCTGCTTTCATTTGAGCAATTTCGTAAAGCTCCTGTTTTTTCTCAAGATAATAATCATAATCACCTAAATACTCAAAAGAACCTTCTCCAGATAGCTCAACAACTTTGGTAGCAATTCGGTTAATGAAATAACGGTCATGTGATACGAAAAGGAGCGTTCCAGGATAATCAATTAGGGCATTTTCTAGCACCTCTTTACTATCCAAATCTAAA
This genomic interval from Lysinibacillus sphaericus contains the following:
- the rimI gene encoding ribosomal protein S18-alanine N-acetyltransferase; the encoded protein is MSSNIVYRKMVSEDVPAVYAIELATFPTPWTLDSFYYEMHENQYAHYVLAVDENNTIIGFCGMWMVIDAAQITNVAVLETARGQGIGEGLMREAMRIAREHGMDVMSLEVRETNTVAQNLYRKLAFQDGGIRKGYYTDNGEDALVMWVNL
- the tsaD gene encoding tRNA (adenosine(37)-N6)-threonylcarbamoyltransferase complex transferase subunit TsaD, with translation MENRVILAIESSCDETAAAIIRNGSEIVSNVVASQIESHKRFGGVVPEIASRHHVEQITIVIEEALKQANMKPSDLDAVAVTEGPGLVGALLIGINAAKAFAFANNIPILGVHHIAGHIYANALVQPMEFPLLALVVSGGHTELVYMKEHGSFEVIGETRDDAAGEAYDKVARVLGLPYPGGPRIDQLAHEGQEAVAFPRVWLEEGSYDFSFSGLKSAVINYKHNMDQRGEEISPTAVAKGFQESVVEVLTAKTLRAAREYNVKQVIAAGGVAANKGLRTSLETVFAKEGIPFFVPPLKLCTDNAAMIGAAATPMFEAGIRGNMMMNGRPGMELKSWVD